Within the Beduinella massiliensis genome, the region CCTCCTGGAAGTCGCCCGAAATGCTCATTCGCATGCTTGTAAACACCGTAGCGCTCGGCGGTAACCTGCTCATGAACGTCGGCCCCACCGCGCGCGGCTACTTCGACCGTCGTGCCGAGGCCGCGCTCAGGGTTTACGCCGACTGGATGCGGTATAACGCCCGGAGCATTTACGGATGCACGATGGCCGAGCCGGAGCTCCTAAACTGTTTGCCCGCGGACTGCCGCTTTACCCAAAGCGAAGATGGCACCCGCCTTTATCTGCATCTCTTTGCCTACCCTTACGCGCACGTGCAGCTTCCGGGGCTCGCCGGAAAGGTCGAATACGCACAGTTTCTGCACGACGGCAGCGAACTGCGCTTTACAGAGGGGCACGTAGAGCACTTCAGCGTCGGCGCGGCGCGGCAGGACGGCTTGCTGGTCATCGAGCTGCCGCCCGTCAAGCCGGACGTACCCGTGCCCGTGATCGAACTCTTTCTGAAATGATCGGCCAGGCGCCGGTGGCAGGGCCCCGGCGCCTTTGCGTTCCCCCCCTGAATCTTCGCTTGAAAGGTACGTTGTTTTTTATGAATCAACCGTCTCTTTCCGGTACAAAACCATCTATGAACGGGCGCACCGCTCGTTCCCGCGCGTTCTTTGCACTCGCCCTCATCGCGTCTGCCGCGCTTGCCGTCTTCTGCCTGCATGTGTTCGACCTGATGACGACCGTCCAGCCGGAGGAAACCGTTTACTTGGCTGATCTGCCGGATTGGCGCGTTTACGTGGTCGAAGACGGAGAAAAGCGCCCGCTCCAACGCATGGAAAACGGACAGTACGAGGGGCTCGCTTACGATGGGCAGGTCTTCTATCTCGAAGGAGAGCTGGACGAGCGCCTGACACCCTCGGTTCTGCAAATCTTTCTGGGCGAGTACCACGTGAGTGTTTTTCTGGATGGCGTGCTGTTTTACACCAACGCGCCCGGCTCCGGGGATACCATCGGCGGGGTGGACTATCCCGACACGTTTTTAAGCGAATTTGTCTCGACCTATGTGACGCTGCCCGCAGACTGCGTCGGAAAGACGTTGACCATCGCCCAGCGAAATTTTGATCATCTGCTCGCTTGTCCCTTCGATCTGACGTTTTATACCGGAACTTCTCTCCGCGCTAGCGCTGCCGCGCCGGCAGCGCGCTCGGTGCTGCCGATGTTTTTACTCAGCCTGTTGACGTTTGCCATGCTCGCGCTGTTTCTCCTTACCCTGTATAGAGGAAGGGCGGATGCCGGACTGCTCTTTCTGTCGCTCTTCGCCCTGTGTTGGCTGTTCAATGAATGCGCCCGCTCCGCTCTCTTTCTCGACCGTTTTGGCGGCGTTCACAATCTTTTGCAGCAGGCCTTTGACTACCTGAGCGACGCCTTTATGCTGCTCTTTCTGCTTTCACGCATGCGCCGCTTCCGCCTCTCCTTGGTCCCTTTTATACTGCTGTACCTGCTCTCCATTCCCATCAGCCTGCTTGTGCAGGCCGGATACCTGATTCCCTATGGAGATTTCTACGTCTCCATCCTGTTTCTCCCCCGCACGATGGAGTTTCTCGCGGTCGCCGCCGTCTGCGCGCTGACCTGGCCGGAAGCGCGGGCTCAAAACGGCTTTTACCGCACCTTTGGGAAAACGCTTCTCGTCGCCGTCGTTGCCTATGCGTGCCTCTTCGTCGCGGCCTGGGCCGCCGATCTCCCCTATTACCGCGATATGTCTCAAAGGCTTGTCTCCAGCGTCGTCGACCTGCACTTTATCTATCCGCTCTACCTGTTCCGCATCTTCTCGGCCTGCGCATGTGTCGCCATCACCCTGCATCAATTCGCCCTTCAGCTTGTCAAGCATGAAGCGCAGGCGCGCACCACTTCCTTGCGCGCGCAGCTCTCGCAGAGCAACCTGGACAATCTGACGCGCTCCATGCAGCAGACGATGGCGCTTCGCCGCAGGCTGCAGCTGCACATTTCGTCGCTCTCCGCCCTGCTGGCAAAGGGCGACACGGCACAGGCCATAGCCTACACCCGAGAGCTGGCTGAAGAAATCGACGGGCTATCCGTCTATCAAACAGGCAACACCCTCGTAGACATGGTCCTCGGAGACAGGCTCGGCGCGGCCGGGGCATCGGGCATCCGCGTGGAGGTCAAGAAAGCGTCCGCGCCCGAAAACCTTCCCATCCTCGATTCGGACCTGTGCCTGATCCTGCTCAATCTGCTCGATAATGCGCTCTCCGCGCTGCGGTCGTGCGAGCAGCCGGAGCGCATGATCGTGCTGCAGCTCTGGACGCAGGAGGACAGCTTCCATTTTGTATGCGAAAACTCCGCCGACCATCCCACACTTCCGAATGCCGCCGCACGCAGGCATCCGGACGGAAGGGAAAGCGGGCTGGCAATCGTCGAGCGCACACTCCTTCAATACGGCGGGAAGCTCGACCTGAAGGTGCGCGAATCATCCGTCCGCGCGGAGGCAATCCTGCCGCTTCATTCCTAACCTCCTCTTCGGTATCCGCGCCCGCCCCCCGCGCATAGAATGATGCGTGGGGTTTTTCTTTAGAGAAGCAGCCCCTGTGAATCATTTTCCTTAAAGGAGGTACCCAGATGGCATTGACGATGAAGCTATTTCCCGGCGGCAATACGAGCCAGGGCTTTTATTCGTGCTTTCCGAGCGTCATGGAAGAAAAGACGCGGCTCTTTTTGCTCAAGGGCGGGCCAGGCGTAGGCAAAAGCAGCATGATGAAGCGCGTGGCGCATGCGTTGGATGACGCCGGGCTCGACTACGAGCTCTTTCCCTGCTCCAGCGATCCGAACAGTCTGGACGCGGTCTGCGCGCCCTCGCTGGGCATCACGATAATGGATGCTACCGCGCCGCACCATTACGACCCCGCCGTGCCGGGAGCGCGCGATACGCTGGTAAGCCTGGGCGACGATCTGGACGAAGCGTCCCTGCAAAGGGACAGGGAGCGCATCTCGGACTTGTTTTCAGCTGTCAGCGAGCGATTCCGCCGCGCCTATTGCTATCTGAGTGCCGCCGCGCAGGTTCGTCGCGCCGTAGAATCGGCGCAGCCCGATCCCGTCAGGGCTGCCCAAATGGCGCGCATTCTTGCGAGCCGCTACCTTCCCGACGTGCGGCATGCCGGACACAAACGCGATCTGTTCGGCGCGGCTTACACGCCGCTGGGGTACGTCAGCTTTTTAAAGGAGCTTCCAAAGACACAGAGCGTCAGCCTGATTTCACCCTTTGGACACACGGCCAGCCCGCTGCTCGAACGCCTGCTGGAAGAAGCGACGCTGCGTGGGCACGACGCGGTCGCCCTGCGCGATCCGCTGCAGCCCGAATTCCTCGCGCACCTGTATGTGCCCTCCGCAGGTCTTCTCTTCACGACCGACGAAGCGGAAGACAGCGCTGAGCAGGTCGACGCCGGGGCGCTTTATGGAAGGAGCGCTGCCATGCGTCCGCACGACGAGGAGACCTGCGCCTCGCTCATCGCGCAGGCGATCGCCGAGCTCAAAGCGGCGATGGCGCTGCACGATGACCTGGAGTCCTACTACATCGCCGCCATGGACTTTTCGCGCTGGCAGAAGACGTTGGATGCCCTGCTGGAAGAGATCTTCTCGTCGGCGCGATAAAAGGCGCGGAGCCTTCGCTCCCCCCGCTTCCGGCGCTGACGCTATAGCCCGGCACATGTTCTGACCGCTGAGGGGGATAGCCCCCCAGCGGCCCTTTTTCTTTCCTATTCGCATCCGTCAAGCGGAACCAGGGCCTTTCGCATTGACCCGCCTCGGTTTCCGCTGCCCGTTTTCGCGTTTTTCCTTTTTCTTTTATACGGTTCATGGTATAATATCGCGTATCCATTTTTTTGCGGGCGCATTCGAGTAAAAATATGAAAAAATGCCTTCTTACGTTAACATTCCGTTCATCTTTTTGCGCTATGCTGTCCTGCACGGAACCAAAGGCGCAACCGGCGCAGGAGGAAATACTTTTATGAGCAGAACCATCGGCATCGATCTTGGCACGACGAACAGCTGCGTCGCCGTCATCGAGGGCAGCGATCCGGTCGTCATTCCCGGCCCGGAGGGCGGGCGAACGACGCCTTCCGTCGTCGCCTTCACCAAGGATGGGCAGCGGCTCGTCGGTCAAATCGCCAAGCGTCAGGCCGTCACCAACAGCGAACGCACCATCCAGTCGATCAAGCGGGAGATGGGAACCGACCATCGCGTCAAAATCGATGGCCATGCGTATACCCCGCAGGAAATTTCCGCAATGATCCTGCAAAAATTAAAGGCGGATGCGGAAGACTATTTAGGCGAATCCGTCACGCAGGCGGTCATCACCGTTCCTGCCTACTTCACAGACGCGCAGCGTCAGGCGACGAAGGACGCCGGACGGATCGCGGGCCTGACCGTTCAGCGCATCCTCAACGAACCGACCGCCGCCGCGCTCGCCTATGGCATCGACAAGGAAACCGCGCAAAAGGTCATGGTCTACGACCTGGGCGGCGGCACGTTCGACGTATCCATTCTGGACATCAACCAGGACGTCATCGAGGTGCTCGCGACCGCAGGCAACAACCGTCTCGGCGGCGACGACTTCGACCAGTGCGTCAGTGACTATCTGATTGCCGAGTTTAAACGTACGGAGCGCATAGACCTTCGCCGCGACCCTACCGCGCTTGAGCGCGTACGTGAGGCCGCTGAAAAGGCAAAAATCGAACTTTCCGGCACGCAGGCGACGAGCGTCAACCTGCCTTTTCTGACGGCGGGCAAGGACGGCCCCAAGCATATGGAAATCACGCTCACCCGCGCGAAGTTCAACGAACTGACGGCACACCTCGTCGAACAGACGATGGGCCCTGTGCGGCAGGCGATACAGGATGCGGGCCTCTCCGTATCGGACATCGCCAAGGTGTTGCTCGTCGGCGGCTCCAGCCGCATCCCGGCGGTGCAGGAAGCGGTTCGCCGCTTTACGGGTAAGGAGCCGTTTAAGGGCATCAACCCCGATGAGTGCGTCGCGATGGGCGCGGCGCTGCAGGGCGGCGTGCTCGCGGGCGAGGTGAAGAGCCTGCTGCTTCTGGACGTGACGCCGCTTTCCCTGGGGATCGAGACGGTGGGCGACATGTTCGCCAAGGTTATCGACCGAAACACCACGCTGCCCGTCCGTCAAAGCCAGATTTTTACCACCGCCGCCCCCTTTCAGTCGTCGGTGGAAATCAACGTGCTGCAGGGAGAGCGCATGATGGCCTCGCAAAACAAGTCGCTCGGCAAGTTCAAGCTGACCGGCATTCGCCGCGCGCCGCAGGGCGTACCGCAGATCGAGGTGACGTTCAGCATCGACGCGAATGGCATCGTCAGCGTCTCTGCCAAGGATTTGGGCACCGGAAAGCAGCAGGAGATCACCATCACCGGCTCTTCCAACATGAGCCAGGCCGAAATCGACCGCGCGGTACGGGATGCACAGACCTACGCCGCCGAGGATCAGCAGCGCAGGGAGGAAGCGGAACGGCAATACCGCAGCGGCGCCGCAGCGGCGGCCCCAGACGACGCACCGGCCGACGGCGCTGCCGACGCGGAATTTACGCCCAAAAACGACGGCGCCGCGGGCGGCGGACAAAAGGAGTAAACCATGTTTGGTTATATCGCGGTCAACCGTGCGGAATTATCCGACGCGGACTTTGCACGCTACCGCGCATTCTACTGCGGCCTCTGCCGGGCGCTTTCGCGCCGTCACGGCCAGATCGGCCGTCTGACGCTAACCTACGATATGACGTTCCTTTACTTGCTCCTGAGTTCCCTGTACGAGCCGGAAGAGCGCTGTGTGCCCGCGCGCTGCGCGCTGCACCCACTCAAGCGCCATGACTTTATCGAAAACGCCGCGGCGGATTACGCCGCGGACATGAACGTCCTGCTTGCCTTCCACAAGTGCCGCGATAACTGGCACGACGACAGGAACCTCGGCGCCGCGGCAGAAGGAAAACTGCTGCAAAAGGCCTACCGGCGCGTCGAGCGGGACTGGCCGGAGAAATGCGCGGTGGTCGCGGCTTGTCTTGAGCGCACAGCGAATCTGGAGCGCGAAAAGTCGGCCGACGTGGATGCCCTCGCCAACGAAACGGGACGCATGCTGGGCGAAGTGCTCTGCTATAAAGATGACATTTGGGGGCCAGTGCTTCGCGCGATGGGCGAGGCACTGGGGCGCTTCATCTATCTTATGGACGCTTACGACGACCTGCCGGAGGACGAACGGAGGGGGCGCTACAATCCCCTGTTTCAGATGCGCGGGCAGGACGATTACGAGGACTTTTGCCGCCAAATGCTGACCATGATGATCGCGGGCTGCACGCAGGAATTTGAAAAGCTGCCCCTCGTTCAGGACATCGGCCTCTTGCGAAACGTCCTGTATTCGGGGGTCTGGTGCAGGTATGCCCTCATACAGCAAAAACGCGGCGGAAAGGAGCAGGAGAACCATGGATGACCCTTATCGCGTATTGGGCGTAGCCCCGACGGCCACGGACGACGAAGTCAAGACCGCGTATAGAAAGCTCGCCCGTAAATACCACCCTGACCTGAACGGCGGTTCTCCTGAGGCCGAGGCAAAGATGAAGGAAATCAACGAAGCCTATTCCCTCATCACGAAAATGCGCCGTGAGGGGACAAACTATACCGGCGGCAGCCAGGGATACGGCGGCCAGCAGGGATATGGAAATCCCTTCGGCGGTGGTTACAACCCCTTCGGAAACGGGCCTTACGGCAATTACGGCAATCAGCAGCGCGGGCAGCAGTCCTCCGAACTGAACGCCGCTCGCAATTACATCATCTCCGGCTATTATCAGGAAGCGTTGAACGTGCTGAACGGCATCTCCAATCACAACGCCGCGTGGTACTTCCTCAGCGCCCAAGCCAACTACGGCCTGGGTAACCGCGTCGCCGCGCTTAACCACGCGCGTCAGGCTGCACAGATGGAGCCTGGGAACTACGAATACCGCCAGTTCCTCTCTCAGCTCGAAAACGGCGGCAGCGCCTATCAGGAGTACGGCAGGCAATTTCATATGCCGACCGGCATGTGCTCCGACCCGTGCGCGTCCTGCCTGTTTCTCAATCTTTTCTGCAACTGCTGCTGTCCTTGTGGGGTGAGGGGTTTTTACTGCTGACACAAAAAAGATGCCGCTTGGCATCTTTTTTTGTGCTGCGTCACTCTACACGCTTTTCGCTGTATCGCTCTCCGTACAGCCGGTCGTATTGGCACAGGCGAATCGCGTCGAACGTTCGCTTCGCTTCTTCCGATGCGTCGGGCTTCCACCTAAAGTGATCCGCCTCGAAGACCAGCGCGTCGTTGGAATCCGGCACCCCCGCCGCGCCCATGCGCGTGAGATAGGCGTCCAACGGCACGTTCGCCAATCGCAGCGCAAACGCGCCCAGCCGATAAGACGACATGACCTCCGGCAACTCTACGTCGAGACCGTAATTGTTGTAGATCAGCAGCGGTGTACAGTACAGCCGCCCGTAGCGCTGCGCATCTTCCTCGTAGGAGGACGTGTCTACTCCGAAGAGCGAAAGATTCGGCGCGTGATCTCCCCACAGCACGAGGAGCACCGGCCGCTTCTGGCGTTCAAAGTACGAAATCAGCTTTTTCAGCGCCGCGTCGCTTTCCCGCAAAAGACTCGCATACGTCTCGAGCTGTGCACGTGCCTGCGGGTCCTGCGTCTCGTCGGCAGAACGGACGCTGCCCGCGCCCGACCATTCAAAGTCGTACTCGCCGTGGTTCTGAATGGTGACGACGTGTGCAAAAAACGGTCTGCTCTTATCCCGATGTTCATAGCGTTCGATCAATTCGTCGTACAGGCAGTCATCCGTCACCTGCCAGGAGATGCGCCGCAGCGGCTGGGCCATGTCATCCTCGAAGGCCATGTCGTCAAAGCCCATCTGGGCATACACGCGGTCGCGCTCGTAAAACGTGCGCGTATAGGGGTGCAGAGCCAGCGTGTAGTAACCGCTGGCGTCAAGCGCGCCGACGACGCTCGCCGCCCCCTCCAGCGGCACGGTCTGATAGGCCATGCCGACCGAGTTGCGCGCCGGATAGCCCGTAAGCACCTCATACTCCACTTGACAGGTGTTTCCCCCGTAGGAGGGGGAAAGCAATTCAGCGCCCGCGTACGATGCCTGGCATGTCTTAAGATAGGCGAGTGGATCCTCCGTAAGCGAAATTTCGTCGATATTCTGAAGG harbors:
- a CDS encoding DnaJ domain-containing protein, which codes for MDDPYRVLGVAPTATDDEVKTAYRKLARKYHPDLNGGSPEAEAKMKEINEAYSLITKMRREGTNYTGGSQGYGGQQGYGNPFGGGYNPFGNGPYGNYGNQQRGQQSSELNAARNYIISGYYQEALNVLNGISNHNAAWYFLSAQANYGLGNRVAALNHARQAAQMEPGNYEYRQFLSQLENGGSAYQEYGRQFHMPTGMCSDPCASCLFLNLFCNCCCPCGVRGFYC
- a CDS encoding DUF5685 family protein yields the protein MFGYIAVNRAELSDADFARYRAFYCGLCRALSRRHGQIGRLTLTYDMTFLYLLLSSLYEPEERCVPARCALHPLKRHDFIENAAADYAADMNVLLAFHKCRDNWHDDRNLGAAAEGKLLQKAYRRVERDWPEKCAVVAACLERTANLEREKSADVDALANETGRMLGEVLCYKDDIWGPVLRAMGEALGRFIYLMDAYDDLPEDERRGRYNPLFQMRGQDDYEDFCRQMLTMMIAGCTQEFEKLPLVQDIGLLRNVLYSGVWCRYALIQQKRGGKEQENHG
- a CDS encoding sulfatase-like hydrolase/transferase, with protein sequence MSETKKRLPGAADMTSAILVSIFCGAVLEYMAEAIARDGFSQAFHWIVTAPGAFVCSAGLIACTFLTFLCLARRMSSAFGVTAALTLTCAGVQYYKLLLKGDVFQFGDVLLVREAVQITDHFQLIPTVTLIACIAVCIALVLLLRRRRIRIHLALRAVLCALMASATIFAAQGLPDRIARMTGTAEVVIPQDYYETNGLAAGLIKTMPLPPEEPEGYSEASVWEALNALPAPEADAAQSVLPDIFFIMNETLYDLQNIDEISLTEDPLAYLKTCQASYAGAELLSPSYGGNTCQVEYEVLTGYPARNSVGMAYQTVPLEGAASVVGALDASGYYTLALHPYTRTFYERDRVYAQMGFDDMAFEDDMAQPLRRISWQVTDDCLYDELIERYEHRDKSRPFFAHVVTIQNHGEYDFEWSGAGSVRSADETQDPQARAQLETYASLLRESDAALKKLISYFERQKRPVLLVLWGDHAPNLSLFGVDTSSYEEDAQRYGRLYCTPLLIYNNYGLDVELPEVMSSYRLGAFALRLANVPLDAYLTRMGAAGVPDSNDALVFEADHFRWKPDASEEAKRTFDAIRLCQYDRLYGERYSEKRVE
- a CDS encoding GHKL domain-containing protein, whose translation is MNQPSLSGTKPSMNGRTARSRAFFALALIASAALAVFCLHVFDLMTTVQPEETVYLADLPDWRVYVVEDGEKRPLQRMENGQYEGLAYDGQVFYLEGELDERLTPSVLQIFLGEYHVSVFLDGVLFYTNAPGSGDTIGGVDYPDTFLSEFVSTYVTLPADCVGKTLTIAQRNFDHLLACPFDLTFYTGTSLRASAAAPAARSVLPMFLLSLLTFAMLALFLLTLYRGRADAGLLFLSLFALCWLFNECARSALFLDRFGGVHNLLQQAFDYLSDAFMLLFLLSRMRRFRLSLVPFILLYLLSIPISLLVQAGYLIPYGDFYVSILFLPRTMEFLAVAAVCALTWPEARAQNGFYRTFGKTLLVAVVAYACLFVAAWAADLPYYRDMSQRLVSSVVDLHFIYPLYLFRIFSACACVAITLHQFALQLVKHEAQARTTSLRAQLSQSNLDNLTRSMQQTMALRRRLQLHISSLSALLAKGDTAQAIAYTRELAEEIDGLSVYQTGNTLVDMVLGDRLGAAGASGIRVEVKKASAPENLPILDSDLCLILLNLLDNALSALRSCEQPERMIVLQLWTQEDSFHFVCENSADHPTLPNAAARRHPDGRESGLAIVERTLLQYGGKLDLKVRESSVRAEAILPLHS
- the dnaK gene encoding molecular chaperone DnaK, whose amino-acid sequence is MSRTIGIDLGTTNSCVAVIEGSDPVVIPGPEGGRTTPSVVAFTKDGQRLVGQIAKRQAVTNSERTIQSIKREMGTDHRVKIDGHAYTPQEISAMILQKLKADAEDYLGESVTQAVITVPAYFTDAQRQATKDAGRIAGLTVQRILNEPTAAALAYGIDKETAQKVMVYDLGGGTFDVSILDINQDVIEVLATAGNNRLGGDDFDQCVSDYLIAEFKRTERIDLRRDPTALERVREAAEKAKIELSGTQATSVNLPFLTAGKDGPKHMEITLTRAKFNELTAHLVEQTMGPVRQAIQDAGLSVSDIAKVLLVGGSSRIPAVQEAVRRFTGKEPFKGINPDECVAMGAALQGGVLAGEVKSLLLLDVTPLSLGIETVGDMFAKVIDRNTTLPVRQSQIFTTAAPFQSSVEINVLQGERMMASQNKSLGKFKLTGIRRAPQGVPQIEVTFSIDANGIVSVSAKDLGTGKQQEITITGSSNMSQAEIDRAVRDAQTYAAEDQQRREEAERQYRSGAAAAAPDDAPADGAADAEFTPKNDGAAGGGQKE